A window from Cryptomeria japonica chromosome 1, Sugi_1.0, whole genome shotgun sequence encodes these proteins:
- the LOC131070941 gene encoding protein EXORDIUM-like 3 — protein MGIWSTTFLVVVSLVLSVEGWRPWPENFNQTAKEQSGLMFGSSKKNEGSSPYVKMRYHMGPVLTSAINVHVIWYGRWSNKEKRIIREFLLSISNTSGSSPSVGEWWRTVQLYTDQTGANVSRNIVIASEHQDRYSHGKILSRLTVQEVIKNAINAKPNPLPVDPKNGLYLLLTASDVQVQDFCRAVCGFHYFTFPSIVGYTLPYAWVGNSGKQCADLCAYPFAVPSYMTGMKAFTPPNGDVGIDGMISVIAHELAELSSNPLINAWYAGEDPTSPTEIADLCEGVYGTGGGGSFTGQVLTDRVGANYNTHGIRRKFLVQWVWNNAISACAGPNALD, from the coding sequence ATGGGTATCTGGTCAACAACATTCTTAGTTGTTGTATCTCTGGTGTTGTCAGTGGAAGGATGGAGGCCATGGCCAGAAAATTTCAATCAGACGGCGAAGGAGCAGTCTGGGCTTATGTTTGGAAGCTCCAAGAAGAATGAAGGTTCATCGCCCTATGTGAAAATGAGATACCACATGGGTCCTGTTCTAACTTCTGCTATCAATGTCCACGTGATCTGGTATGGCAGATGGAGCAACAAGGAAAAGAGGATTATCAGGGAGTTTCTTCTCTCCATCTCCAACACTAGTGGTAGCAGCCCTTCTGTGGGGGAGTGGTGGCGGACTGTGCAGCTCTACACTGACCAGACTGGTGCCAATGTGAGCAGAAATATTGTTATAGCCAGTGAACACCAGGACCGGTATTCCCATGGGAAGATCCTCAGTAGATTGACTGTTCAGGAGGTTATCAAGAATGCCATTAATGCCAAGCCCAATCCCCTTCCTGTAGACCCTAAAAATGGGCTGTATCTTCTACTGACTGCCAGTGATGTGCAAGTGCAGGACTTCTGTAGGGCGGTGTGTGGGTTCCATTACTTCACTTTCCCCTCCATTGTGGGCTACACGCTGCCCTATGCCTGGGTTGGGAACTCTGGAAAGCAGTGTGCTGATCTGTGTGCATATCCTTTTGCAGTACCCTCTTACATGACTGGAATGAAGGCCTTCACCCCTCCCAATGGCGATGTGGGCATTGATGGAATGATCAGTGTGATTGCTCATGAGTTGGCGGAGCTCTCCTCCAATCCCCTCATAAATGCCTGGTATGCTGGTGAGGATCCCACTTCCCCTACTGAGATAGCAGATCTGTGCGAGGGTGTTTATGGTACAGGCGGTGGTGGCTCCTTCACTGGCCAAGTTCTTACTGACAGAGTTGGAGCCAACTACAATACCCATGGCATTCGTAGGAAGTTTCTGGTGCAATGGGTTTGGAACAATGCCATCAGTGCGTGCGCAGGACCAAATGCATTAGATTAA